A single Leptidea sinapis chromosome 2, ilLepSina1.1, whole genome shotgun sequence DNA region contains:
- the LOC126976032 gene encoding homeotic protein ocelliless isoform X2, protein MREEVALKINLPESRVQVWFKNRRAKCRQQLQQQTNTQISSKTTSSKSISSSSIKSTSSKVATSKSNSTASSSTHTSSITTSSPNLPITPTTSVSPPINVICKKEAPPSNYESSPINKNLSITHHYSNDVRMSKDSSPSENLVHSYGVTPKQELYGSPKRLDYSKVDYTEKSFGSNLVKDQYSSRLTGNLTPLGSNSSIMTTPSPPITPQSLNGPGNVYHPDSYNSFHWPGSSDYIRSYSTSHHHQGYGQSAYNSPYYPSQMEYFNGTMNQSHGSHSHNLTANGNQLYNQVSFGNSSPPAPWPSHNILPSGQESPENQPQNSPHLSMLQASQITNFSNSGNSYFAPEKYGINMV, encoded by the exons GTTTGGTTCAAGAACCGCCGAGCAAAATGCCGACAGCAGCTGCAACAGCAGACAAACACCCAGATATCCAGTAAAACAACCAGTTCCAAATCCATATCCAGCAGCTCAATCAAGAGCACTTCCTCCAAAGTCGCCACATCAAAATCCAATTCAACCGCAAGCTCTTCAACTCACACTTCCAGCATCACAACCTCATCCCCAAATCTGCCAATCACACCAACCACTTCAGTCAGTCCTCCAATCAACGTCATCTGTAAGAAAGAAGCTCCCCCTTCGAACTACGAATCATCCCCTATCAACAAGAACCTCTCCATAACCCATCATTACTCAAACGATGTCAGAATGAGCAAGGATTCATCGCCTTCAGAAAATCTTGTGCATTCATACGGGGTTACCCCTAAGCAGGAGTTGTATGGCAGCCCCAAAAGACTAGATTACAGTAAAGTTGACTATACAGAGAAGTCTTTCGGGAGTAATTTAGTTAAAGACCAATACAGCTCCAGATTGACTGGCAACTTGACTCCATTGGGGTCAAACTCTTCAATTATGACTACGCCTTCCCCTCCGATAACGCCACAGAGTCTGAATGGTCCAGGGAATGTGTACCACCCGGATAGCTACAATAGTTTTCACTGGCCTGGAAGTTCAGACTATATAAGGAGCTACTCGACTTCTCACCACCATCAGGGTTATGGACAGAGTGCTTACAATTCACCGTACTATCCTAGTCAG ATGGAGTACTTCAACGGCACGATGAACCAGTCCCACGGAAGCCACTCCCACAACTTGACTGCGAACGGTAACCAGCTTTACAACCAAGTGTCTTTCGGGAACTCTTCCCCGCCAGCGCCTTGGCCGTCACACAACATCCTCCCCTCGGGCCAGGAATCCCCAGAAAACCAACCCCAGAACTCGCCACATTTAAGCATGCTCCAAGCTTCCCAAATTACAAATTTCTCTAACTCGGGCAATAGCTACTTCGCTCCCGAGAAGTACGGTATCAATATGGTGTAG